The Castanea sativa cultivar Marrone di Chiusa Pesio chromosome 11, ASM4071231v1 genome contains a region encoding:
- the LOC142617753 gene encoding acidic endochitinase-like, protein MASNSSSSIPFLLSVILVLVVGTNAGGISIYWGQNGNEDTLAQTCATGKYAFVNIAFLPTFGNSRNPQINLAGHCDPTTNGCTRFSSEIQSCQSRGIKVMLSIGGAAGSYSLSSTDDARQVATYLWNNFLGGQSSSRPLGAAVLDGIDFDIQGGTTQHWDELARFLSEYSKQGKKVYLTAAPQCPFPDAYMGAALNTGLFDYVWVQFYNNPPCQYSSGNLVNYWNQWTTSIPATNFFLGLPASPNAAGSGFIPAANLTSKVLPTIKGSAKYGGVMLWSKYFDDQTGYSSSIKSSV, encoded by the coding sequence ATGGCATCAAATTCATCAAGCTcaattcctttccttttatcaGTAATTCTGGTTCTAGTGGTCGGTACTAATGCTGGTGGAATCTCAATCTACTGGGGTCAGAATGGAAATGAGGATACCTTGGCACAAACTTGTGCCACAGGTAAGTATGCCTTTGTCAACATAGCTTTCCTTCCAACCTTTGGCAACAGTCGAAATCCCCAAATCAACCTTGCTGGCCATTGTGATCCAACAACTAATGGGTGCACCAGGTTTAGCTCTGAGATACAATCATGTCAGTCAAGAGGAATTAAGGTGATGTTATCCATTGGAGGAGCTGCAGGGAGCTATTCTCTTTCTTCAACTGACGATGCTAGACAAGTAGCGACCTATCTTTGGAATAACTTCTTAGGAGGACAATCCTCATCTCGTCCTCTTGGAGCAGCTGTTTTGGATGGAATTGACTTTGATATTCAAGGAGGAACAACCCAACATTGGGATGAGCTTGCAAGGTTTCTCTCTGAATACAGCAAACAAGGAAAGAAAGTGTACTTGACCGCAGCTCCTCAGTGCCCATTTCCTGATGCTTATATGGGAGCTGCCCTTAATACAGGCCTATTTGATTATGTATGGGTACAGTTCTATAATAACCCTCCATGCCAGTACAGCTCAGGTAATCTTGTAAATTATTGGAACCAATGGACTACCTCTATTCCTGCCACCAATTTTTTCTTAGGACTTCCTGCTTCACCTAATGCAGCTGGGAGTGGCTTCATTCCAGCTGCTAATTTAACTTCTAAAGTCCTTCCGACCATTAAAGGTAGTGCCAAGTATGGAGGTGTGATGCTGTGGTCGAAATACTTTGATGACCAAACAGGATACAGTTCTTCCATCAAGAGCAGCGTTTAG